A single genomic interval of Colius striatus isolate bColStr4 chromosome 9, bColStr4.1.hap1, whole genome shotgun sequence harbors:
- the SMIM32 gene encoding small integral membrane protein 32, producing the protein MYSELLNSTSATEAHLIIQTNTPYLSGTPRPVSSSAFYVSTARVLKEGEINKPDLVTYVILFFFLLLTVTLIVLFINCQLKNSFFATLPYDRSLREARNPWRTQAV; encoded by the coding sequence ATGTATAGTGAATTACTCAATTCAACCAGTGCCACTGAAGCTCACCTAATCATTCAGACCAACACACCCTACCTGAGCGGCACGCCGAGACCCGTGAGCTCCTCTGCTTTTTACGTGTCGACAGCCAGGGTCttaaaagaaggggaaataaatAAGCCAGACCTGGTGACTTACgtcattctgtttttctttctgctcttgaCTGTGACACTCATTGTGCTCTTCATAAACTGCCAGctgaaaaattctttttttgctACTCTTCCTTACGACAGATCGCTCAGAGAAGCGAGGAACCCGTGGAGGACACAAGCTGTCTGA